The sequence below is a genomic window from Nostoc flagelliforme CCNUN1.
TCAGCACTGCCTAATGAAAGATTAATCGCGTGGGGAATTATCGGAAAATGAGCAGCAAGCAGTTCTAATTCTTGCTGTTTTTGCCAAGATGCATCTAGATAGTGTTCAGCAACAATTTCCAAAAAGTCAACCTGCTGACGGTTGAGAAACAGATCACTTTTAAACGGTTCTCGAAAACCCAACCCCACGCCTAAACTAGGGAGATGAGAAAGCATTGCTTCTAACCTCCTCCACAGCCACCGCCACAGCCACCACCGCAACCACCACCGCATGAAGAGCTACTGCATGAGGAGCCACTGTCAGAACCACTACTGCATGAGGAGCCACTGTCAGAACTACTATTGCATGAGGAGCTACAGCCAGAACTAGTACTGCATGAGGAGCTAGTGTCAGAACTACTACTGCGATAACTAGTACTGTATGAGGGGCTACTGCATGAAAAGCTACCACATAAGCTACTAGACGAACTCTCTACTGTTGTAACTTTTCTAGAAAATGTTGGCGGGAAAAAGGCTTTATAGTAAGAGTCATAAGAGGTTCCAGCTAGCGCCTCAACGCCAAATAGTGCCACCAGTAAGTTGTAGTCAAATACAGAAGGGATGTCATACTTTGCCTTCTGCTGCAATCGGGTAAATGTTTCTTGAAGTTGTTGCAGATACATTTTTCCTCGATGGCTGAGATGTGTATGTCTACTGACAAACCACAGCAAAAAGATAATGGAGAATACACCAATTGTGATTAATAAACCTGCGTCATAGCGTCCCTTACCCAAGGCGATGAGAAGCTTATAGCTCCCCAAGCTGAAAATAATTATCGCCCCAATCAAGCCAACTTTGATATTCCGTTCTTGCCACTGGGAAGCATACAACAATTGCTCATTTTGGAGTTTTTCTTCATAGGCATTGCTGTATGACTGGATACTCTCGGTTGCTAACCAAACAGATATTTGAGCAGTAGAAGAAGAAGAGAATTTATCAAATACCTCACGCTCTATAGGCTGTAGGTGAGATAAATCAGGATGATTTGGTACTTGGCTGATGAATTGTTCATTGACTTGCAAATAATCCCGAACAATCAAGTCAAATAAAGCTACATTGGCTATTCCTGTTTCTTGGGAACGCAAATAAGCGATTTCGTAGGGATCTGGTTCAGCAGGAATTAGCGGCAGAGGCTGGTTTTTGGTTGGATCTTGCACTAGCTGTTGGCAAACTACCAAAGTTATCCCAATGACAAAACAATAAAACAGTAAAAAATCTGGCCCATACATATCTGCAATTGAATTATGCAGTAATGCATTCATTGCCTTTACTCCTTTTTAGGGAATTACTGAAAGTAAGAGAAATTAAATGACTCAATGTTTGCAGCGTTTTTTAGAACATTTGGCTTTCTCAGATTTGTCATCTACTTTACCACAAGATTGTAGCACACACTAAATTTTACCCTCCACCGCAGCCACCACAACCGCCACCACCACCGCAGGAACTACCCCCGCCACAGGAGCTACCCCCATCAGACGAACTACCGCAGGAACTATCCCCACCACTAATACCTACATTCCCTGAAGGATGAAAAAAGTCTCTAAACTCGGCATAGGGTGTACCTGTTAGTGTATCTACACCAAAGAGGGCTAGAGGCAACAATATATTAAACTCTGTTCCATCAGGTGTAGAAGGAAAAACTTGCGTTTTGAATTGCTCAAAGGTTTGCTGAAGTCGTTTAAGATAAGCTTGTCCTCGCTGGCTCAGTCGTGGCGGCTGGGAGATAATTGCAAGGATAATAGACGAGATTATGCCCATCATTATAAGCAACATGACATTGAAATTTCCCTTCAGCAGTGCGATCAAGAGCTTGTAACCACCTAAACCCAGGATGATAAACATCCCTGTTTTAGCAACACGCTTTGCTATTTCTTTCGCTGTTATAGGAAATAACAGTTGGTCATTTAGCAAGTGTTGCTCATAGACTGTACAGTGCTTTTTCACGTTAACGGGGAGTGATGACTGAAATACTTCCCCAACTGAGCGTGGTGAAGAAAACCAGTTAAATACCTCGCGTTCTATTGCAGATAGATGAATAGGAGCGGGATAATCAAGCGATCGCTCTATTCTATCTTGATTAATTTGTAAGTAACCATCTTGAACTAAATCAAAAATCACCAGACGCGTAACCTCATTTTCTCCTCCACGTAAATAAGCAATTTCATAAGGATCAGGGTTGCTAGGAACTAATGGTAAAGGTAAGCTTGCTGTTGAGTCATGCTTTACACTCCATAAACTGACTAATAGCGTCACTGTTATCAAAAAACCATAAAATAACAGAAAGTGGGGACCATACATATTTGCAATGGGGTTGGATGCTGGATTGTGAAGCACCACAACCAGCAACATAACCAAGACGCCAAATAGGAACTTATCCATCGTCAACCCTTCCATACTCCTTAAAATGGCTTTTACTGGTGAATAGCTACAGACTAATTTAGGGTTATTACGGAAATTTTCT
It includes:
- a CDS encoding TIGR04222 domain-containing membrane protein; this translates as MDKFLFGVLVMLLVVVLHNPASNPIANMYGPHFLLFYGFLITVTLLVSLWSVKHDSTASLPLPLVPSNPDPYEIAYLRGGENEVTRLVIFDLVQDGYLQINQDRIERSLDYPAPIHLSAIEREVFNWFSSPRSVGEVFQSSLPVNVKKHCTVYEQHLLNDQLLFPITAKEIAKRVAKTGMFIILGLGGYKLLIALLKGNFNVMLLIMMGIISSIILAIISQPPRLSQRGQAYLKRLQQTFEQFKTQVFPSTPDGTEFNILLPLALFGVDTLTGTPYAEFRDFFHPSGNVGISGGDSSCGSSSDGGSSCGGGSSCGGGGGCGGCGGG
- a CDS encoding TIGR04222 domain-containing membrane protein, which codes for MNALLHNSIADMYGPDFLLFYCFVIGITLVVCQQLVQDPTKNQPLPLIPAEPDPYEIAYLRSQETGIANVALFDLIVRDYLQVNEQFISQVPNHPDLSHLQPIEREVFDKFSSSSTAQISVWLATESIQSYSNAYEEKLQNEQLLYASQWQERNIKVGLIGAIIIFSLGSYKLLIALGKGRYDAGLLITIGVFSIIFLLWFVSRHTHLSHRGKMYLQQLQETFTRLQQKAKYDIPSVFDYNLLVALFGVEALAGTSYDSYYKAFFPPTFSRKVTTVESSSSSLCGSFSCSSPSYSTSYRSSSSDTSSSCSTSSGCSSSCNSSSDSGSSCSSGSDSGSSCSSSSCGGGCGGGCGGGCGGG